The Setaria viridis chromosome 9, Setaria_viridis_v4.0, whole genome shotgun sequence sequence TATGGGATCCGGATCAGTGGAAGCACCCCCTACACCTCGCGTGATGAGGATCTAGGGGATTGCTCTGTGGTGGTgtgtggaggcggcggcgctgggaggGTCTGGGTCCTCGACGTGCGGCGGCAACTGAGAATCTCGCGGCCTCCGGGGATGATAGATAGCGACAGACGCAAGGGGATTAGGCGAGAGAGATGAGAGGAAAGAGAATGGAGAAGGTGGAAGGTGGAAGGGTCACGGTGAGAGAACGTGGGGACTGGGGAGGGAaagggagtggaggaggaggggcacagATAGAAAGAGACTTTTTTACAAAATCGTCAAGAACTATTCAAGGACTGCAGGTTGATTACAAAAAAGTTGagagacttttttgcaaaacaaccacgacggttggaagaaacaatcgcactttaatattaggtagagatagggtggggaggttttGCTCCACAAGGAAATCCTATTACAAATCTCAATCTACTAGGACTCCCCAATTCTACTCGGATTAGGGTTGGACCAGTCAAACCGGACGAGCCCACCGGTCAGAACGGCTAGCCTTGCCAGACCGGCTACAGGACCTAAGACCGGTCAAACTGCCTAGAggaactggtctgaccggttggtCCTAGCCTGATCAGTTTGCTGCCAATTTTGGATTCCAacaatctctacctaatattaaagtgtggctgtttcttccaaccatcgtgggtggttgttttgcaaaaaagtccctcaactttttcataATCGACCTGTAGTCCTTGGAATAGTTGTTGGTGATTGCGCAAAAAGGTCCCCAAACTTTACTTCAATTGACCCAAAGTTCAGCTTTTGCTCCTGTTTTTTTATCCCGCCCACACAGCGTGCttgccggtggcggcgcgggatgCTCGCCACCATCCGGTCGCTCATGTGGCCAACCCTCCCCTTGCTCACCACACACTACTGTCGCTCATCCTAGTAGGCAGCTGCTTCCTCGAGCTGCACGCCCTACCCGCCACCTGGACCtaaggggtgaaggagagaggaggaggggaaaggAAACAAGGAGCCGAGTGCCTCCTTGCAGTCAACCAAGTAGAGCCATGTGCCAGCGAGGGCATGGCGCCAGGGAGGGGGGCATTTAGCATTTGGGGGCTCGATTTTGCACTATATTGGAatgatttggagtggattatagaagggaggtggatggaaacgagaagaagaggaggatgcacTCCTGCTCATGACGGCCAGAGGTGTTGTGGCCTACCGCTCGAAACGGGAATGAGTCTAGGCATTGGGAGGACGAGCACTTGtctgggcgacggcgaggacggcaagatGCACAACACCTGGGCGACAGCGAGGATAGGGCAAGATGCAAGTGGTGCCAATTGACGAAGAAGCAGCGACTGgctggatgacgatgaggacgggggaaatcgaatgaatggatagagcggaggttaagcagtgaaatttttttatttccatatgtgggtcccacgtaataaacagatggcatcaaaccacccacgaatgtcttctactactatacttaCAAAGAGAGGACTATTAGGGACAACGCACCAACATATTATGAAGCGAAGCCAACATAGTAGGAACAAGCAAATAATAAGCAAATAATACCGTGAGAGTAAGTAAGGACACGTAGCAACGCactagcatttttttttctagtttcaCTAAATTCCGCAACCCATCAACGAATTTTCTTAACAAACTCGGAAGCACCAGCATCTTTTAAGTTTCGATTACAAGATGTTACAAACATTGCCAACACAACTACACCGATTTCTCCATTGACTACACGGACTGCAGTGAGGCAATCGTAGTTTTACTAGCAGTTAATTATTACATAGAAACCATAGCAAAGATAATAACCAGAAAAATTATTTAAACTGAAAGCAGTGCGGTGCATGCATGTGAGCTCTACTTCAGGAACCCCTGGGCCATGTTAAACAGCCCACCCGCgctctcctctccgccgccccgcTTCTCCACCAGCTGCTCAGCGCCCTTGATGACATCGTTGAGACCGAACCCCTCCGACTTGCCTTCCTCCGCGGGAGGCGCAGGCGCTGGCTCCTTGGGCGCCTCTGCCGGCTCCGCAGGCTTGGGCGCGTCGCCTGCTGGGGCAGGGGCCGGGGCGTCGCCTGCAGGCTTCTCAGCGCCAGCGGTCGGCCGTGTGCCGAACTCCTTCAGGTACCCCTCGGCCTTCTCGATGTACTGCCCGGCCGGCTTGCCCTCCAACTTGCCGTAAGAGGATGCCGCGTGCAGGATctcggcggccgcgccggcgacctCCTTCTTATCGATGTTGTCGGCGCTCTTCTTCTGGAACACCGACGTGGCAGCCTCCACGACTAGCTTGCCGCTTGAGAACAGGTCGCCGGAGCCTTTGCCCTCTGCCATTGGATAGCTTCTTTGCTTTATTTCTCAGATCTTTTGGCTTCAGAACGCTGTGAGTCAGTGGCACGGGGAGTGAAGACGTTACTTGCTATCTTTATAGGCGAATGAGGAGGTGATATGGGCAGTGTAGTGAGAGCTACTTGTGTGGTGCGATTTGGTAGATGACACATATAATATCTGCCTGTAAAGCGATGCAGTGTCGGCACCTAAAAAAACGAGAGCATTTCATGTGGTTCTCGTTGCGCGTTTTCGTTTTCGGGCAATATTTCTCGGCTTTCTGAGTAAAGACACTGGATGTGCTAGAATCAGATGGAGATATTTTTTTGACGTAATGGCATGGTATTAATTAGGACGAGAAGCAAGTGGCCAACAGGGCCGACACTTGGCCTTATGGCACTGGGGACAGCAAGTGGGAGTTACTTGGCGAGCCGGGAAAGAGGGGCTGTCGAGTGTTGGCAGAGGCTAAGCTCAAACGACGGATACTGGTGTTCATGCCCGCGTGTATATATCTTCATCTTGCGGCAAGGAAGAAAGCATCTAAAAGTATACTGTTTTTTAGCCCTTTGTTTGGATGGTTTTTGAACTGCTCTCTCTATCCTAAAAACAAGCTGTTTTAAGTTTGTCTTAAGTTAAATTTTCTTAACTTTGATCAAAATTGTTAGAAAAAGTATCAGTTGATAGCAAACTTTGGCACGAGCACGAGATTATTGACTGAATCATTTGGAGCTAAATAGTTTAACCAATTTAATTCGGTTGCTAGTTAAATAAATAGACAATAAAAACGTGTTCTCTTCTCTCTAATTAGCTAATTCGGTTGTCAGATTAATTAAGGTGCTAATAGGGCCGACTGGCTAGTTGCCAAGCAAAGGGAGTTAATCTCATACATGCAGCTAACAAAGAAAGCTAGTAAGTAGTGCGAGGGTGGCAGCATGCAGAACCAGGCTGTGGGATTCTGATGACTACAGACATCTTTGGGACAACAGTCCAAACATGTCTTGCCCTTCCAGAAACTCAGCGATTTGCAGCGGCAGAAGCAAGACGCTTGGAGTCCAGGTGCCGCATGCCTTAGTTTGCATGCAGCGTGGCAAAGTGATTAAACAAAGAAGGTAAGAGAAAGACTAGAGCTAGCAGCATGCGCATACATCAGACCGGTGGAGTAAAACATGCGGATAGATGCATGTGTATGGCGTTCAAGCTGGGTGCTCCAAATTGGAAGGTACAAGTAAATATCCTTGGTAATCACTTTCGTGGCGTCCACGTATAGCAGGATATGGCAGGGTCACGTCAGTTTGTTTTTAACTCGGATGGATTGATACGGCCGACCGAAATTCCATTCGGTCTTTTGTAACGACATGTGTTTATGTGCCTTCCCCGCCAAGACCAGCTACCATATAAATATAAGGGGTCAAGGCCCATTGGATGATCCACACGCGGCGGCGTAGAGAGGATGTTGACTCCGGTTTTTGACCAGAGTCAACCGATGCGGATAAGATCTGAAGAGCCGATGGGATCGGAGAAAGAGTCCAGGACGAGCATGGCATCTTCACCAAATAAGGAAAATCGTGAAGATTTATGTTAGttaatttttagaataattgTAACAGATCGTGTCATAATCGACTAGGACTTTAGCTTGcttcagggtataaatataagcccCGAATGTTGTACCAAAAGAATCGTCAATTCATCAATACAAGTTCTTTTTCGACTTCACGCCACCAAATCCTAcaagtaggagtagagtagttttCGACATGTTCCTTCAAGCAAGCAGGGCTACATCAGCTTCGACCTCCGGCGAGCGTGTAAGTACCGTCATTATCGATCATTACGTTATCTGTATCAAAACTTTCTCGATTAGTTCGATATTTTGATCCTCTTATCATTAGGCTAGTTATTAagtttgcttttttttaatGAAGTTAAATCGCATCGATCTCTTAGGTTCTTCAAGCACTCACCGGTTATCTAATCGTATCGGCTAGTTTGACCTTACATGCTTGAATTGTGTTATCTTTATTAGATCCTATAGATCTTTACCCTTGCCTCTCGTATCACTAATCTTCAGATCCTTAGCGTTAGCCTACTGCTATGGAGAGCCAATGTTGTCTTTGTTCAGTCCgatccatctatctcagtagtAAGTTGACATCATTGAGCCGATGGCTATGTTAGCAAGATCATGTTCTACTCTTTTAAGCTATTAGATTAAGTTATTGCCCTCTGATGCCATACTATCTTGGTTAGGCCCGATCTATGGGCTCATGACATTAATCACTACAATAAATGTATTGATCTATAataaaaattttatgacacatttgttctcatcatagatTTACGATATCTCTggctgaaaacatcataaagttgCACAACCGAaaaaatttagtgacaaagttaggGAACGTCATAAAAATTGCTactgtagccaaaaagaaattatCACTCGCTCTTACATGATGGTTTTGTGACAATATAAGGTCcgcaaaaatatcataaaccaaccaAGGTGCCACATGTAAGCATTTGTTGAAAACTAAGGTGtgcaaaaatgtcataaaccgAGGGGAGCCCCCATGCAAGCATGAGTTGAGAAAATAAAGTGTTCCAATTCATCATAAAATCTAGCAGGGTCCCACAAGTGAGTCTATGATAAAATAagggaggaaaataaaaaggtaagAGTGTCCAGGGCAAAGGTTGAACCTGTGACCTCTTGATTCTGAAGAGTCAGCACTACCACTAAGACATAATGCAGTTTATGGTTTTTGAACAAGGCAGCTTTCTTATATTACaattctaataagtgtggtccacttCACAATTGCAGGCCAGAGCAATAGTTATATCTGCAATGGCATACACTGCAAGGCACTCGCCGGTACGCTCCTATTGGCTGCGGCAAAGACTTGATCCTAGAGGCTTCGGTGCGCAGATCTGCAATGGGTGGTAGGAATGGCGCAACACAGTAGTGaagggaggagtaggagctaTGGCCAGGTTAGTCCCCTATTTTGTGCCTCTACTTTCCCCTTTCATTAGAGGGAAGGGCATTTTCTGAAATTAGGGATCTGGGTTGAAGGTAGTTGAcagatatgggtaccccatgggtccccaccgatcaggatactggccggtcctgacaagtgggcctgcccgacCAGATCATACAGGCTAAGGAAATGAACATACTTGGAGCACATGTCATGGAGGTCGGGCAATTCAAATTAGCCCGAATATtgtgggatacttgttgtaatccaactcagattgctATCCATGTAACAACAagctagattagattcaaactgacttgtaaccctaggtcatcagcctatataaggtggccaagggtgcCTCCCAAGGGCATCAcaattctcaagcaatacaaaccaccaaaatgcaggacgtagggtattactctccggaggtccgaacctgtctaaacccttgtgttctcatgattacctttgagttcttgatctcgcaaTCCTCTCTatctacaaatcaaccacttgggtaaccccttggtggacCGCTGcggctactaaatctgacagttggcgcgccaggtaggagtGATTGTGAGagcctccccagcgagctcgatggcatctcacCCCAgtgtcatcttccccgagagcatgaaagACTTCCTCACCAATCCGATCCAGCTCCGCTTCGGGAACATGCCGGTGGACTCTAACTCCACTATCTCCTTCGATGTCTCAGCGTCCGCCGCCAGCTTAGCATCTATCGGATCTACTTCATCGGAACAAGAtcttcacccgaggatcatcacgccACTTGCCCAGTAGGTCGGCAATCACTCTCTCCCAAAGAGTGTCCCACACATCCTTGCTGCAATCCCCtccccacccacgccctccgacctgatcgttgggctagatcgcatcatcAACACCATTGTTGAGTGCATTGATCTCTTCAAGGCGGCGCTACGCCCAACAAGATCAGCACATGGTCCTCCCTCGCCCCCTTCGGTCTAAAGAACTCGGCTGCTGTCTTTTCCATGAAACTTGTGCAGTCTCTTCAATTCCAATCTGAAGACCCACTCGAACTTGCCCAGTTTCCGTACTGTGGCAACTTCTAGATCCCCCGCATCGTCCTGACTCCGAACCCTTATGGAGATGACATCGAGAGCAACTCCACCACGCCAGATCGCAAAGCCTTTGTGGTCTCCGCCGACGATAGACCTAGGGATGGTGAAACCTCTTCTTAGGAAGCAGGTCGCATTGACAAAAACTGGGACCATGTAGTACGGCGCCAACAAGAGCAAGCCAACGCCTAGCAATGCCAACAACATGCTGCTAATGTGGGAGCTGAGGCAGCAGGCGACCACCGCCCGCCACCAATGCCGACCCACCATGCGCCAACGATGGTGACAACGCCAACTAGGATGGTGCTCGGGGCAGACGTCTCCCTATGCGCGCCTGCAATCTACAAGCCAACTTCAAGGGGGGCTAGCCACAACAtcttcaccacaccccaggcTAACCTAGGGGCTGCCTTTGCCAACTGGAAAACCTTCCAGACTTGGAGCCACTATGGCGGATCCGGGCACGCATCCGCATCGCCAACGCCCAGATTGAAGAGCGGGCCCACAACTAGTCAGCATATTCCCGATCCACATCTACCCGGCACTCTCGAAGCCGATCTAGACATAGCAGATCTAGCCACGACCGAGGAAACCACAGTAACTGTGTGAGAGGTCAGCTGGAGCCTGTCCATGAAGAGGAGGTATAGCAACCCACCAACCCACCTGCCAACAATGAAAACCACGTCAACCGCCGCAGCGGCAGGAGAGGCGATGGTGAGAACCGTGGTAGACAAGGTCAGCAACGTAATTGTCGTGAAGAGTTACACAACTGCCGCAACCTCCACACCGACGTCAACAACCACTACCAAGAGCGGAAGAGTCCGAGCTCGACCGTCGTGCTGAGTATGACAGCTACTACAACGCTCCTGGTAGACTAGACCACCGTGGAATGGGAGGACCACCAACaccaagaagatgagatgcgccGCCGTGCCAACTATGACCGCATGTAAAACACCCTTGAAGATGCCTACGTCCTACCCAGGCGCAACAACGGTGGACGCCCTAGGGCACCACCCATCGTATACAAcctggaggatgatgatgacacgGTGATCGATGGTTTCACCTCATTTACTCCACGCCTCAGGGCTGTTGAGTGGTCGGCCTCGTTCAAGCCGGCTATCAACAAAAAATACGACAGCCGGTTCGACCCGACTATATGGCTCAAGACGTATAGCACCACGGTGAAAGCCACCaatggcacctacgaccagatggccgcctacttccTAGTGGTGATGGGTCCTGCCCCTTTCCTGTGGCTAGAAAACCTCTTGCCAAGCAGTATCGACAGCTGGGGTCAGGTTGCTAGGGCTTTCACCCAGAATTGCCAGGCTACCTACAGCCGACCTGGAAGCATAGAGAATCTTGGGCAAGTACACTAGTGGAAGAACGAAACTCTCCAAGAGTACGTGAACTACTTCTTCGAGAACCGCAATAGGTTGGTCGGTGTCAAGGACCGCCATGTTGTACTTTCGCTCCAGCCTAATGAACCACAACATGTTCTGCAAGCtgtatgaggctgcccccaagACTGTCGGGCAAATAATGCAGCTCATCAACATCCAGGCCGACATAGAGGAGGCAGCACAAGTACAGTTCCAGGATGGCAAGCATCGCCAGAACGATGACTATGAACTGCCAACCCATGAGGAGCACCAAGCACGACCGGAGTCCTTTCGACTTCAAAAAAGGGCCCCCGAGGTCCTCACTGCCAAAGCCGACCCTGCCAGGCCAACCACCTTCCTCCGGGAAGAATTTGGTGACACCCTGAATTGTGtgtgccccttccataaggacgCACGTCATAATGTTTAGGACTGCAaatcctcaagaaagagctcggtgcCCTAGTGGAGTACAAGCGACCTCACCGCAACGCTACCTTAGGGATGACAACCATCGCGACAACTGCCGCCGCGATGATCGTGATGACCGCGACAGCCATCATCGCGACGATCACCACCATGGTGGCCGCGACCACCACCATGATGATTGTGATAATCGCGACCACCGCCGTGATGATCATGACGATCGTGACAACCGCCAACACAACGACCGCAATGATCAGCACAGAGATGAGTGCTGTGGCCAGCTAAACCCAAACACTCACCAGGCCATCGCTGACCAAAACCGTGAAGTTAACATCATCGTGGGCGGCCCCAAGGCATTCTACAGCAACCGCAAGCACAAGCTGCACTAGTAAGTGGTGCACTTCATCTCCATACGGCCAGTCTAGTATCTGCATTGGTCAgacatgcccataaccttcttcGGAGAAGATCACTGGGTACATATTCTATATCCCGGGTCCTAACCGTTGGTGGTTTGCCCGACCATAAATCGGGCTCTCCTCCCCAAAGTGCTGATTGACGGTGGTAGCaggctcaacatcatcttcatcgAAACCCtgaagcgcatggacttcaaTTTCGACCAGCTCCAGCCCTATGATGACCCCTTCTACGGCATCATGCTCgacaaaggatcctatcctattggCCAAGTTGTTTTGCTAGTCACCTTTGGCACGCCCAACAACTACCATACGGAGCACCTTACCTTTGAGGTggccaacttcaagacttcctaccatgccatctttggcaggcCCATGCTCGCGAGGTTCGTGGCGATTCCGCATCATACCTATCTCGTCCTCAAGATGCTAGCTCCAAACGGCATCCTCACCATCTACGGTGACATTGATACATCATACAAGTGCAACATGGAGGCAGTCAAGCTTGTTGAAGCCCTGGAGTACTCAGCCAAGCCACTGCCATGCTCGTCGAGGCCAACAAAGTGGACCAGGACCAGCTCATGATCCCAGAGATAGAGCCGATGCCCATAGCGCTGCAGCCCAACCCaaaggtcaagaagatctgcctcaGCCTGGAAGGcccctccaagacagccctcaTAGGGTCCGACCTCTCCGCCAAATAGGAACTCGTGCTCACGAGTTTCCTCAGGGATAACTCGGACATGTTCATGTGGAGGCCATCCAATATGCCCGATGTCCCGCGGGAGCTGGCTGAgaactccttggacttgagcaagacaaCAAGACCTGTCAAGCAAAAGCTTTGCCATTTCTCCCATGATTGCAAGGatgccattagggtagaactcaATAAGCTCTTACCTGCCAGATTCATCCGTGAAGGTAAGCAccccgactggttagcaaatccagtccttataaaaaagaaaaccggtgaatggagaatgtgtatcgactacaccgacctcaacaggcactgccctaaggaTCCCATCCCTCTTCATGCATTGACCAGGTCATAGACTCTACGACCAGTTCTAGAAGCTTCTCTGCATCAAAGTCGGTCACGACCCCTGCTCCAGCATGCTCCAAGGGAATCCGTGGGAAGTGTGTCTTCAACACTACCAAGACATTCTTGATGCACTCCACCACAGTGTCCTTCAGTAGCTCTTTTAGCCGACCAGGTGCACTCCTAAGGTGATCAAGTAGTGTTGGCGCGGTCAGGTTGGTATCTAGTTgaaccatgtccatcacatagctagCAGCTTTGCGCAGATCTTCTAGCTCTACCTTCAGCTCTGCAATCACCAATTGGTCATGCTGAAGACTTTGCATCACAACTTCTAAGAACCGGTTAGTATCTTTGCGCAAGCCGACCTCGTAAGATAGCTTCTGCGACACAGCGTACTCACGGTGAACTGCCATGTCATGCTCTTGCTGAAGATGAGCATTCGAATCCTCGCACTCTTTAAGGTGTTGCTTGAGCCTTTGCTCCCTCGCCTTGGCATCTGCTCATTTGAACCTATgggagaaccacccaaattaacctggctaaagtgttctcATCTTCGCCTTACATGCGAACtaacactttaatcaagtcaatttgGTAGTTTGTCAGGTTATACccaataaaccacttgtctcggatcaaaTCGAAAAGAAAAACATCTCAAACAAAGGCGGGTCCAGAGTTTACAACATTCCAGTAGTTTAATACATAGGTCCCACTTTATTCATTACATCACAGTAGTTCGAAAAAGCATAAAGTAAAATGTTTCAGAGTTTAAGCAGCAGAAAAAGGATGGCAACTAAATGTCGAAGTACAAACATCATGGTGAAGCCAACCATGACGTTAGTTAGCACAGTCCTTGCTGACCAAGGATgagtcccactcgaccgtccaacccgtaGGGAGCTGGGCCGACCAAGTTACACTTTTAGCAAAAGCACTAACATCCAAGTTACctgaaagtaaagccacaagcaaggttgagtatactaatgctcaacaagacttacccatcgggtgataactactccaccgacttctagacatgcaaggctttttggcggaggggtttgttttgccgaAAGCATCTATAgtaagtccttactttcaagttttagcatcaggttctagttgattaactaTTCTAgttaagcacctattctaagcaaacacgttgagcaaacattttattccaagcatcatcatcattaaaTAATCATTCTATGTGTcacttgttactcagtgcagcatagtagccaagcagtctcaaactgtgagaggcagatgattcgattcaagtttcttaaccttgcaaggcgAATCTAACCCTACAACATTGCATACCACGACAGGTCCACACATGtcaaccatccccatcaattcccaggcacgtggccagggcccacttcccttggatacaaggccccacggtcccggaacatcaccgtaccatgactgcacttgtaaccacatgatgcatcaaaggaactccattccagagagagtggggagtatGCCCACATACTgattcaatcaagtactaggcttccctatcccatactaggcatgagattagtactttcaaacacttgactgcaaacgccgacacattttggccttagcattttcatcaCTAGGTAGACAGGACAAAACCACCAAGTCGGAACCAATCCCAGtcccatccatcatccttatggttataGCATGAgcaagcaatcaactcctataaactcgcgagtgacaggacatcactcgacttttaccgagtcctatttagcattgcagctgCTCGGCCtaccatactagtgttcaaccaCAAGTACCTTCTATCATGCGACTAGGTTTttaatcaactcctatgaacataaatgcacaagcataggTATCATAGACattgcatgaatttagaaaaattgggttatgctcaggggcttgccttcctgttctAAGTTAGTGGGGAACTCGTTGGATGCTTTGCTGATCTCCTGCTCGGCCTCAACGTGATGTAGCTCAGCAGGTACTTCCTCGATCGTTGTGAGCAGTTCGTACATTCCGTctgcgagatttgcttctacacgagatgcatatgcattagTTCAAGTTTCCAAGCTTTCACATgtaggatgcaaaacatgaattaatGTTGAATCGTAAatttgcatttcgaccacattcacctaaacaaggttctgaACTtttattatcttcatgaagtaaggtgtgtagTGATATAAAACTTGGGGTTGActgtgatggtgattgtgtacacatataaggttttacaacttagacttcacaaaagaaaggtggtgtCACTCTAGGattgctcaaggttcatttggaaagttatcatgtttctgaatatttttctgtacctcttccaatatttCCCACAGTACCCTCACTGTTACCTAATGGtttttattcatttcctttttgtgtTTAAATTCCATAATTTTTTTCCGCATGCAAACAGTGAAATATGGCACTGAAAATTTAACAGAGAGTTATACAAGTGCAACAGAGGTTCCTGAaaattttccatgatttttggtgaaggacatctattctCCATATTTTACCATCATTTAAACTTATACAAAAAGTTAAGCATGTTTCATCAAGTTTCATTCAAAGaccattatttttcctagtgAGGATTTTGCATTTGCGacccaacaaaagtggtttgatatttttctctGCCTTAAAccatttattatgcaaaaagtaagatttcACCTCAGATTTCAAAGTTTAAACTCAAACAGTGTTTTAAACATCTAAACTAGGCTCACAACTATTTCATTTAAAAAAAGCTCGGAGTAACAAACGTAACAGAAGTGGATTcatctttttatcatttttgtgtgatttacCATGCATTTAAAAGCTTAaaatctaaataaaatctagaaaaataaagGTAAGAGTTACATGGTCAACATTTATTTTATGTGAAAATACTCATCTCAAGGATTCCAGCAaagttggttttgcatttttatcaattttctaCATTTACTTATGCCTTTTTCAAAGTTTAGCTTATTTAATCAAAACTTAAATTAGAAAAGGGTTAACAGATTTATGCGGTGGTCCATGGAGATTTTAAACAATCATGGAACGGTGCCTAAAATTTACACTAAGGACCCTTCCCTCGCTGGTGAGGTTCCCGGTCGATTCTGGCGAGGGTCGGCGGTGATTGAGGCAGGAAAGGGCAGGGGCATGATGCGGAGCTCACCGGGGTTGTCCTCGCTTAAAGGGTCAGAGGCGGAGATGGCTTGACGGCGGCTGGCTGCATTTGGGAAGAGTCGGCCGGGGCGGAGACACTGTGtcggcgagctcgtcggcgggATGAGCTCGAGGCAATTCAGGCTCCATGAGTGCGGTGTAGGTGGCGCGTGGGGAGGCTCAAGCGGTGGTGGCGAGGTGCGGGAGGGGGCTCTCCATTATAGGCTGCGGTGGTGGAACGGGACAAAGTGGTGGCGATGTGGGGGAGCAGCTCCGGCGAGCAGTGATGGCTTTTATAGGCACGGGGGCATGAGAGTGATGCGAGGTGGGGCTGCGGGTGCATGGGATAAGGTGGAGCGACCATTGGGGAAGGAGAGCAGAATCGAGCTGCACTGGTGCAGAGCTTCGCGGGTGCTCACTGGTGGTGATGGCGTGCGGAGCTCGTGGGAATCTTCAGGCGGTTGGCCAGGCTGGATTATGGCATCAGCAAGATCCTTCTAGCCGCACGCTTGCACTGGCCAGTAGGGTGCTGTATTGTCGCATCTCACTGATGATAGGCTGAAGGCGGCGTGGTGTGGTGAGAGGCGGTGTAGGGATTGGGCAGTGGGGATGTGTAGCGGATGGGTGGGATGTCATGCGCGCGCTACTAGGTAGCTGCGGTGAGCCTTGGGGCACGTCACAGCGGGGGTTGTCCAGCGGCACTGCGCTGGTGCGGTGGCGCCACACGGTGCGGCGCGATGCGTCGGGCACGATTGCCAGATCGGGCACATGTGCAGCGCGAGGAAGCAAGATTCGGGTTG is a genomic window containing:
- the LOC117835645 gene encoding uncharacterized protein gives rise to the protein MAEGKGSGDLFSSGKLVVEAATSVFQKKSADNIDKKEVAGAAAEILHAASSYGKLEGKPAGQYIEKAEGYLKEFGTRPTAGAEKPAGDAPAPAPAGDAPKPAEPAEAPKEPAPAPPAEEGKSEGFGLNDVIKGAEQLVEKRGGGEESAGGLFNMAQGFLK
- the LOC117835484 gene encoding uncharacterized protein, whose amino-acid sequence is MDFNFDQLQPYDDPFYGIMLDKGSYPIGQVVLLVTFGTPNNYHTEHLTFEVANFKTSYHAIFGRPMLARFVAIPHHTYLVLKMLAPNGILTIYGDIDTSYKCNMEAVKLVEALEYSAKPLPCSSRPTKWTRTSS